The genomic region TGATCGAGTCCAGGCGGGTCGGTCAGGAGTTGTTCCTGAGATACCGGTCGGTGCGGTCGAAACAGTAGGTGCGGTCGAAACAGTAGGTGCGGTCGAAACAGTAGGTGCGGTCGAAATCATAGACCGTCCGATATCCACCTGGCCCGAATCACTTGAGGACGTGCACCTTGATCCGGACGGACCCGTCCTGCACGGTCAGGGTGGATTCGGCCAGGTTCAGCGGGACGTTGACGGGACCTCCCTCCGCGCTTTCCGGTTCCAGCGTCACGTCCAGCCTCGAAGGTTTGAGTCCTTCCCAGGTCCCCCAGTAGATGTCGATGAAAAGGCCGATGCCGAGGGTGAGCAGGATGTCGGCGATGATCACCGAGGGCAGTTTGACCTTCTGCAGGACGATCCACTTCGTCTCGTAGCCGGGCTTGGTGATCTCAACCAGGTGGGACTCGTTCCGGGGAAGTTCGATCGTGAACGGATTCGTGTCCCGGTCGATGCGGTCCGGGATCTTGATCCGGGCGTCCGCGGGGGTCACGTTGATCTCCACTTTCTGGGTGTCGCCCAGAAACACCCGTCCACATCCTGCGGTGAAGAAGAGCAGAAGGCATAACATCAAGCGCCGCATCAAATTCCTCCAATTGTCCCTGTTCTCTAAAGCGATTCGTTAATGGATGAGGTTTCGCAGACTACGCCGGGAACGGCCGCGTAAGCCACACACGAATAGCTGCGCAGATTACGAACGTGTCGAATACGCACATCAAGTCCAGTTCGTGTAGGGCGGAAGCGGCCAGTTCGCTGCCCCGCCGATGGCCAGGGCCTGTTTCCGTTCGTCGGCGGTCAAAGGGGGTACGCAGTCCGCCCCCGCGTTCTCTTCGAGTTGCGCCCGGTTCTTGGCGCCGGGTATCACCGAGGTCACGCCCGGCGTGTCCAGCACGAACCGTAGCGCTGCCTGTACCATGGTGCGCTTTCCGCTATCTGCCAGGAAGGAAAGCTCCGACAGTTTCTTCAGTGCGGCCCGTATCCGGGGATTGTCGAAACGCTCGTGCCGACGGTCCTCGGGATCGAGCCGGGACAGCGAATCGAAATACTTGCCGGTCAGCGCACCCTGGGCGAGCGGCACGCGGATGAGCGTCCCCAGGTTTTGCGCTTCCGCGAACTGGAGTCCCGCCTGCCCCACCGGATTTACCATGCTATAACCGATCTGGACCATCGAAAGATCGCCCAGCGCCATCAGGGCCCTCATGACATCCGTTTCGTAGGTCGAGATGCCGAAGCACCGTATCTTGCCGGCTTCGACCAGCCGTGTCAACGCCTCTACGATTGCCGGCATGCCGTTCTCGTCCGGTTCGCCGTGCAACTGGTAGATGTCGATATAGTCGGTCCGAAGTCTTTCCAGGCTTCCTTCGCAGTTCCGCGTGATGTACCGCTGTAAAGGCTCCTCCGGGTCGTCGGACCGCGGCGCGACCTTGGTGGCGACCACGTAGCGGTCCCGCCTGCCACGGAGCGCCCGGCCGATGATCCTTTCGCTGTGGCCGGCGCCGTACCCGTTGGCCGTGTCGAGCAGGTTGATCCCCAGGGATTCCGCGTGTTGGATGGTGGCGATGGACTCCTCATCGTCGATACCCGACCAGTTCGCGCCCCCGGCCATCCCGGCCATGGGCCAGCAACCCAGGCCGACGGACGAGACCTCGATCCCGGTCTTCCCCAGTACACGGTACTCCACTCAGCTAACGTCCCTTCGGCAACAAAGTTTCAATATCGGCCGAGCGCTTCGCCGCTCAGCGCCGATCAGCGCGGCGACAGTAGGTCCCCGCCGCTCAGCGCGGAGACAGGGTAAGCCGGTGCCCCGCGAGTTCCTCCACCGCCTCCCGGCTGAACGCCAACTGGAGATACTCGTCGTTCCCCCAGGTCTCCAGCAGGCTGCCGTAGTAGGGGCTTCCGGGCTGGCCTGACTGGCCCGGCGTGATGATGAAGACGGAACGGTCCCAGTCTTCCGTGTCCAGGATGTGCCGGAAACTCACCGACGTGGCCGCGATCGTGCCGAACCCGCCCGATCGCTCCACGGCCGGCAGGGAGAAGGCATCGGACAGGAGGTGGGTAAAGGGGCTCTTCTGCAGGCGCCCGTACCGCCACTCATCCCAATCCTCGCCCAGTTCGCCTTTCAGCCGGACCACGGTCTTGCGCAGGCCGGCTTCCACGAGCGGCCGGCGTTCGTCGTCCGGTGTCTCCGGGTCGTAGGCGGCGGCTTCGGCCTCCCCCCGCCACCGGTACCAGACCGCCGCGCCGGCGCTGTCGCGGTCCAGGACGCCGTTCCAATCGGCTACAAGCGCACGGGCCCGTTCGACTTCCGCATCGTCCGACGTCCAGCCCTGAAACGAGGGAATATCCGCCTCGGCCCGCAGCGAATAGGCATCCAGCTGGATGCGCTTGTGGTCGTCGACGGTGTATTTCCGGTTGGGCTGCAACAGCTGCTTCATGCGCTCGATCCGGGAGTATTCGACGCCTCTCGACGAGTGGAACATGACCGGGCGTCCCGTGTAGTCCGGCGGATGGGAATCGTTGTTGGCCGTCCCGACCCAGCCG from Gemmatimonadota bacterium harbors:
- a CDS encoding aldo/keto reductase; this encodes MEYRVLGKTGIEVSSVGLGCWPMAGMAGGANWSGIDDEESIATIQHAESLGINLLDTANGYGAGHSERIIGRALRGRRDRYVVATKVAPRSDDPEEPLQRYITRNCEGSLERLRTDYIDIYQLHGEPDENGMPAIVEALTRLVEAGKIRCFGISTYETDVMRALMALGDLSMVQIGYSMVNPVGQAGLQFAEAQNLGTLIRVPLAQGALTGKYFDSLSRLDPEDRRHERFDNPRIRAALKKLSELSFLADSGKRTMVQAALRFVLDTPGVTSVIPGAKNRAQLEENAGADCVPPLTADERKQALAIGGAANWPLPPYTNWT